A window from Montipora capricornis isolate CH-2021 chromosome 7, ASM3666992v2, whole genome shotgun sequence encodes these proteins:
- the LOC138056404 gene encoding uncharacterized protein, translated as MALHVIRKYYTTLCFKRILLSSVSVLRCFESKYLPRKAFATSIYKEKDVTNAETDEKIRRIYVGNLLKGQDCTTEDKVFEYFSQFGKIDSLEFFRDQFTKLPRGFAFVTFSDAESAEEVLTLARTNYHSIDGHKVSVQIPLRSTAQRVLDKRGKTVLVDSISKETSKEEIAKHFSQFGKVERVILAKEDVADKNKNSYYVMFASVSGAKQAQEQSIQKVANQDIDSCVTDLPKGDGLQSRKHTKRINNCISVTSVPSRLTIEDLQNYFQKYGDVQTVDFIVNGGFVSCSLKEDSNVAFVRFSDFAQVNEILQNENHVIAGSVVKVLPYKGRSNFMPEEHRKLKLSVEGLPLSANPKAIQEYVERTFSIVPNGVFLNKHQALIQKKVVCILRLSNIKEVEHILQQQNGTFNGHPVYFRRLFWKKAEKE; from the coding sequence atggcgCTGCACGTAATAAGGAAGTATTACACAACTCTATGTTTTAAAAGGATCTTACTTTCATCTGTTTCAGTGCTTCGGTGCTTTGAATCCAAATATTTGCCACGGAAGGCATTCGCAACCTCGATTTACAAAGAAAAGGACGTTACAAACGCTGAAACCGATGAAAAGATTCGAAGAATTTACGTCGGGAATCTCCTGAAAGGCCAAGACTGTACTACAGAGGATAAGgtctttgaatatttttcgcagtttggCAAGATAGACTCATTGGAATTTTTCCGTGACCAGTTTACTAAGTTACCGCGAGGTTTCGCGTTTGTGACATTTAGCGATGCCGAAAGTGCCGAGGAAGTTCTTACTTTAGCACGAACCAACTATCATTCGATCGATGGACACAAAGTTAGTGTACAAATACCGTTGAGATCAACGGCGCAGCGTGTTTTAGACAAACGAGGAAAGACTGTGTTGGTAGATAGCATTTCAAAGGAGACTAGTAAGGAGGAAATCGCAAAGCATTTTTCTCAGTTTGGGAAAGTGGAACGAGTGATTTTGGCCAAGGAAGATGTCGCAGACAAGAATAAAAACAGCTATTACGTAATGTTTGCATCAGTGTCTGGAGCAAAGCAGGCTCAAGAACAATCGATCCAGAAAGTTGCTAATCAGGATATCGACTCTTGTGTAACAGATCTTCCAAAAGGAGATGGTCTTCAATCAAGGAAGCACACCAAACGAATCAATAATTGTATTTCAGTAACATCTGTTCCCAGCCGACTTACAATTGAAGACTTGCAGAATTACTTCCAAAAATATGGAGACGTGCAaactgttgatttcattgtcaATGGGGGCTTTGTATCTTGTAGCCTGAAGGAAGATTCGAATGTTGCCTTTGTTCGGTTTTCAGATTTTGCTCAAgtgaatgaaattttacaaaacgaAAATCATGTCATTGCTGGGTCGGTAGTCAAAGTATTGCCATACAAGGGTAGAAGTAATTTTATGCCAGAAGAGCATCGTAAGCTAAAACTCTCAGTAGAAGGGTTGCCGCTGTCAGCAAATCCAAAAGCCATACAGGAATACGTTGAAAGAACTTTTAGTATTGTTCCGAACGGAGTATTTTTGAATAAACACCAGGCATTGATTCAAAAGAAGGTAGTTTGCATTCTCAGGCTTTCAAACATAAAAGAGGTTGAACACATTCTGCAGCAACAAAATGGAACATTCAATGGGCACCCTGTGTATTTCCGTAGACTTTTTTGGAAGAAGGctgaaaaagaataa
- the LOC138057785 gene encoding adenosine receptor A2b-like encodes MASNISREGRSCFHLPDPSFHLVSERYLVNLVTAIINIVSSPFAVVSNLLIMVSILSNSRLRTPSNLFISCLALSDVLVGLSVQPGYIAFRLMENQLRSVPCFVRVTYSNAFYICCGVSFMTLTSISYERFVAVRLHTRYNETFSSQRVLKYVSAIWVFNILLTCLQWAGINKISRGTHLLVWFCCLLASIIANIRIMLFLRRYRHQVRSINVVSQSIQHRRAISRTKTICMIVGIYFLLNFPVLFVTIYHQILEQDIKSYNHYSWAETAAFLNSCTNPLICYWKNRHLRQSVKSILRKLSCC; translated from the coding sequence ATGGCCAGCAATATCTCACGTGAAGGCAGATCTTGCTTTCATCTTCCTGATCCATCCTTTCATCTTGTTTCGGAACGTTATTTGGTGAACCTTGTAACAGCCATCATAAATATTGTTTCTTCGCCATTTGCTGTCGTTTCAAACCTTTTGATAATGGTTTCCATTTTAAGCAACTCGCGTCTTCGAACTCCATCAAATCTTTTTATATCTTGCCTTGCGCTCTCTGATGTATTAGTTGGTCTTTCAGTTCAGCCGGGATATATTGCCTTTAGACTCATGGAAAACCAGCTTCGTTCAGTTCCATGCTTTGTAAGAGTCACTTACTCTAATGCGTTCTACATTTGCTGTGGAGTTTCTTTCATGACTCTGACATCCATTTCATACGAGCGATTTGTAGCCGTTCGGCTACATACAAGATACAATGAGACTTTTTCATCACAAAGGGTGCTGAAGTATGTGTCCGCCATCTGGGTCTTCAACATCCTCTTAACTTGCCTACAATGGGCAGGAATTAATAAAATATCGAGAGGGACACATTTGCTTGTGTGGTTTTGCTGCCTTCTGGCTTCCATCATTGCAAACATAAGAATCATGTTATTTTTACGTCGGTACCGACACCAAGTGAGGTCTATCAACGTAGTTTCACAAAGCATCCAACACAGGAGAGCAATCAGTCGGACAAAAACCATTTGCATGATTGTTGGAATTTATTTCCTGTTAAACTTTCCAGTTTTGTTTGTAACAATTTATCACCAGATTTTAGAACAAGACATCAAAAGTTACAACCATTATAGCTGGGCAGAGACTGCTGCTTTTCTGAATTCATGTACAAATCCACTTATTTGTTATTGGAAAAACCGTCACCTACGTCAAAGTGTGAAGTCAATATTGAGGAAGTTGAGCTGTTGCTAA